A window of Castor canadensis chromosome 10, mCasCan1.hap1v2, whole genome shotgun sequence contains these coding sequences:
- the Abtb1 gene encoding ankyrin repeat and BTB/POZ domain-containing protein 1 isoform X2, with protein sequence MLDTKWKGKSVVVLRHPLINPLAFGALLQYLYTGRLDIGVEHVSDCERLAKQCQLWDLLGDLEAKCEKVSEFVASKPGTCVKVLTIEPPPADPRLRADMALLADCALPPELRGDLGELPFPCPDSFNSCPDVCFQVAGCSFLCHKAFFCGRSDYFRALLDDHFRENEEPAASGGPPAVTLQGISPDIFTHVLYYMYSDHTELPPETAYDVLSVADMYLLPGLKRLCGRSLAQLLDEDSVVGVWRVAKLFRLARLEDQCTEYMAKVIEKLVEREDFVDAVREEAAAVAARQETDSIPLVDDIRFHVASTVQTYSAIEEAQQRLRALEDLLVSIGLDC encoded by the exons ATGCTGGACACCAAGTGGAAGGGCAAGAGCGTCGTGGTTCTCAGGCACCCCCTG ATCAATCCCCTGGCCTTTGGGGCCCTGCTGCAGTACCTGTACACAG GTCGCCTAGACATTGGCGTGGAGCATGTCAGCGACTGTGAGCGCCTGGCCAAGCAGTGCCAGCTGTGGGACCTGCTGGGCGACTTGGAAGCAAAGTGTGAGAAGGTGTCGGAGTTCG TGGCTTCCAAGCCAGGCACATGTGTGAAGGTGCTGACCATTGAGCCCCCTCCAGCCGACCCCCGGCTCCGGGCAGACATGGCGTTGCTGGCCGACTGTGCCCTGCCCCCTGAGCTGCGA GGTGACCTCGGAGAACTGCCCTTCCCTTGCCCTGACAGCTTCAACAGCTGCCCTGATGTCTGCTTCCAAGTGGCCGGCTGCAGCTTTCTCTGCCACAAG GCCTTCTTCTGCGGCCGCAGTGACTACTTCCGGGCCCTGCTGGACGACCACTTCCGAGAGAACGAGGAGCCTGCGGCTTCTGGGGGGCCCCCAGCTGTCACCCTGCAGGGCATCTCGCCTGACATCTTCACCCACGTCCTGTACTACATGTACAGTGACCACACTGAG CTGCCACCCGAGACGGCCTATGATGTGTTGAGTGTGGCTGACATGTACCTGCTGCCTGGCCTGAAGAGGCTGTGTGGCCGCAGCCTGGCCCAGCTGTTGGACGAGGACAGCGTGGTGGGTGTGTGGCGCGTGGCCAAGCTGTTCCGCCTGGCACGGCTTGAGGACCAGTGCACTGAGTACATGGCCAAGGTCATCGAGAAG CTGGTGGAGCGGGAGGACTTTGTGGACGCCGTGAGGGAGGAGGCAGCAGCAGTGGCGGCCCGGCAGGAGACCGACTCCATCCCTCTGGTGGACGACATCCGCTTCCACGTGGCTAGCACGGTGCAGACCTACAGCGCCATTGAGGAGGCACAGCAGCGTCTGCGGGCTCTTGAGGACCTGCTTGTGTCTATTGGCTTGGACTGTTGA
- the Abtb1 gene encoding ankyrin repeat and BTB/POZ domain-containing protein 1 isoform X1 produces MDTNDLFASCRKGDVGRVRYLLEQRDVEVNVRDKWDSTPLYYACLCGHEELVLYLLANGARCEANTFDGERCLYGALSDPIRRALRDYKQVTASCRRRDYYDDFLQRLLEQGIHSDVVFVVHGKPFRAHRCVLGARSTYFANMLDTKWKGKSVVVLRHPLINPLAFGALLQYLYTGRLDIGVEHVSDCERLAKQCQLWDLLGDLEAKCEKVSEFVASKPGTCVKVLTIEPPPADPRLRADMALLADCALPPELRGDLGELPFPCPDSFNSCPDVCFQVAGCSFLCHKAFFCGRSDYFRALLDDHFRENEEPAASGGPPAVTLQGISPDIFTHVLYYMYSDHTELPPETAYDVLSVADMYLLPGLKRLCGRSLAQLLDEDSVVGVWRVAKLFRLARLEDQCTEYMAKVIEKLVEREDFVDAVREEAAAVAARQETDSIPLVDDIRFHVASTVQTYSAIEEAQQRLRALEDLLVSIGLDC; encoded by the exons ATGGACACTAACGACCTGTTTGCCAGCTGCAGGAAGGGGGACGTGGGCCGCGTGCG GTACTTGCTGGAGCAGCGAGACGTGGAGGTGAACGTGCGGGACAAGTGGGACAGCACCCCCTT GTACTATGCCTGCCTGTGTGGGCACGAGGAGCTGGTACTCTATCTTCTGGCCAATG GAGCCCGTTGCGAGGCCAACACCTTTGACGGCGAGCGCTGCCTCTACGGGGCGCTGAGCGATCCCATCCGCCGGGCCCTGCGCGACTACAAGCAGGTCACCGCCTCCTGCAGGAGACGGGATTACTACGACGACTTCTTGCAGCG GCTTCTGGAACAGGGCATCCACAGCGACGTGGTCTTCGTCGTGCACGGAAAGCCATTCCGGGCACATCGCTGCGTTTTGGGTGCACGCAGCACCTACTTCGCCAACATGCTGGACACCAAGTGGAAGGGCAAGAGCGTCGTGGTTCTCAGGCACCCCCTG ATCAATCCCCTGGCCTTTGGGGCCCTGCTGCAGTACCTGTACACAG GTCGCCTAGACATTGGCGTGGAGCATGTCAGCGACTGTGAGCGCCTGGCCAAGCAGTGCCAGCTGTGGGACCTGCTGGGCGACTTGGAAGCAAAGTGTGAGAAGGTGTCGGAGTTCG TGGCTTCCAAGCCAGGCACATGTGTGAAGGTGCTGACCATTGAGCCCCCTCCAGCCGACCCCCGGCTCCGGGCAGACATGGCGTTGCTGGCCGACTGTGCCCTGCCCCCTGAGCTGCGA GGTGACCTCGGAGAACTGCCCTTCCCTTGCCCTGACAGCTTCAACAGCTGCCCTGATGTCTGCTTCCAAGTGGCCGGCTGCAGCTTTCTCTGCCACAAG GCCTTCTTCTGCGGCCGCAGTGACTACTTCCGGGCCCTGCTGGACGACCACTTCCGAGAGAACGAGGAGCCTGCGGCTTCTGGGGGGCCCCCAGCTGTCACCCTGCAGGGCATCTCGCCTGACATCTTCACCCACGTCCTGTACTACATGTACAGTGACCACACTGAG CTGCCACCCGAGACGGCCTATGATGTGTTGAGTGTGGCTGACATGTACCTGCTGCCTGGCCTGAAGAGGCTGTGTGGCCGCAGCCTGGCCCAGCTGTTGGACGAGGACAGCGTGGTGGGTGTGTGGCGCGTGGCCAAGCTGTTCCGCCTGGCACGGCTTGAGGACCAGTGCACTGAGTACATGGCCAAGGTCATCGAGAAG CTGGTGGAGCGGGAGGACTTTGTGGACGCCGTGAGGGAGGAGGCAGCAGCAGTGGCGGCCCGGCAGGAGACCGACTCCATCCCTCTGGTGGACGACATCCGCTTCCACGTGGCTAGCACGGTGCAGACCTACAGCGCCATTGAGGAGGCACAGCAGCGTCTGCGGGCTCTTGAGGACCTGCTTGTGTCTATTGGCTTGGACTGTTGA